In the Streptomyces sp. WMMC940 genome, GAAGTGCAGGTTCGCGTGCTTGTCGACACGGAACTCGATCTTGCCGCCCTTGATGTCGGTGACGGCCTTGGCGACGTCCATGGTCACGGTGCCGGTCTTGGGGTTCGGCATCAGACCACGGGGACCGAGCACGCGGCCGAGACGGCCGACCTTGCCCATGAGGTCCGGGGTGGCGACGACGGCGTCGAAGTCCAGACGGCCCTTCGAGACCTCGTCGATCAGTTCGTCGGAGCCGACGATGTCGGCGCCCGCGGCCTCCGCGGCCGCAGCACGGTCACCGGTCGCGAAGACCAGGACCCGGGCGGTCTTGCCGGTGCCGTGCGGAAGGTTCACGGTGCCACGGACCATCTGGTCGGCCTTGCGCGGGTCGACGCCCAGGCGGAAGGCGACCTCGACGGTGCCGTCGAACTTGGTGGTGGCGGTGTCCTTCGCAATGCGGACGGCCTCGAGCGGGGCGTAGTTGCGCTCCCGGTCGACCTTGGCGTCCG is a window encoding:
- the rplA gene encoding 50S ribosomal protein L1, producing MKRSKALRNADAKVDRERNYAPLEAVRIAKDTATTKFDGTVEVAFRLGVDPRKADQMVRGTVNLPHGTGKTARVLVFATGDRAAAAEAAGADIVGSDELIDEVSKGRLDFDAVVATPDLMGKVGRLGRVLGPRGLMPNPKTGTVTMDVAKAVTDIKGGKIEFRVDKHANLHFIIGKVSFDETKLVENYAAALEEILRLKPSAAKGRYIKKATLTTTMGPGIPLDSNRTRNLLVEEDPAAV